From one Salvelinus alpinus chromosome 14, SLU_Salpinus.1, whole genome shotgun sequence genomic stretch:
- the LOC139538944 gene encoding oligodendrocyte transcription factor 2-like, producing the protein MDSGTNRMSSRPSSPEVHDMFLHAMKKHMVGFSGTVSSTQSDSPPEIPADMRSLSDDDDDDITLRMLSKKDRKLLSENELQGMRLKINSRERKRMHDLNIAMDGLREVMPYAHGPSVRKLSKIATLLLARNYILMLSNSLEEMKRLVSEFYGSGHHSSFHPSACGTMAHTGPLPGHPAVSHASHPVHHPLLPPAVSTVASLSTTGLTSIRPHHGLLKAPSAVPGPLGSSFHHWGAGMPCPCSMCQVPPHVSGMSAVTMSRLTSESK; encoded by the coding sequence ATGGACTCCGGTACCAACCGAATGTCTAGCCGACCTTCCTCTCCCGAGGTGCACGATATGTTCCTGCATGCGATGAAGAAGCATATGGTGGGCTTCTCCGGTACTGTCTCGTCCACACAGAGCGACTCACCGCCAGAGATACCCGCGGACATGCGGAGCCTTTcggatgacgatgatgatgacatTACCCTGAGAATGCTGTCAAAGAAGGACCGTAAACTGCTCTCAGAGAACGAGCTGCAGGGGATGCGGCTGAAAATCAACAGCCGTGAGCGGAAGAGGATGCACGACCTTAACATCGCCATGGACGGTCTCCGGGAGGTCATGCCTTACGCGCACGGGCCCTCGGTGCGCAAACTCTCCAAAATCGCTACTCTCCTCCTGGCGAGAAACTACATCTTGATGCTGAGCAACTCGCTGGAGGAGATGAAGAGGCTTGTCAGTGAGTTCTACGGCAGCGGCCACCACAGCAGCTTCCACCCTTCCGCATGTGGTACTATGGCGCACACTGGGCCCCTGCCTGGTCATCCGGCCGTTTCCCACGCCTCCCACCCGGTGCACCATCCACTTCTTCCCCCGGCAGTCTCCACGGTTGCCTCTCTCTCTACAACGGGTCTCACCTCGATCAGACCCCACCATGGACTCCTGAAGGCGCCCTCGGCCGTCCCGGGCCCCCTGGGTAGCAGTTTCCATCACTGGGGCGCGGGAATGCCCTGTCCATGCAGCATGTGCCAGGTGCCACCACATGTTTCCGGCATGAGCGCTGTCACCATGTCCAGGCTGACGAGTGAATCCAAATGA
- the LOC139538252 gene encoding uncharacterized protein — MGGTPQPHSPHSPHSPHNPTAHTAPTAHTAPTAPQPPQPPQPHSATAPTAPQPPSPTAPTAPQTPSPKAPQTPQPHSPHSPHSPTAPQPTQPHSPPAHPAPTAPTAPTAPQPTQPPQTPQPPSPHSPPSPTAPPAPPAPTAPQPPQPHSPHSPPSPPSPHIPTAHTAPQPTQATQPHSPHSPPAPQPHSPTAPTAPQPPQPHSPHSAPAPQPHSPHRPPAPTAPQPHSPHRPPAHPAPTAPQPTQPPQTPSPHSPHSPPAPQPPQPPSPHSPHSPTAPQPHSPHSPHSPPAPQPPTPQPPSPTAPQPPSPTAPQPLGRRGIYMFTLEHQAGLADE, encoded by the exons ATGGGTGGA accccacagccccacagcccccaCAGTCCCCACAGCCCCCACAACCCCACAGCCCACACAGCCCCCACAGCCCACACAGcccccacagccccacagcccccaCAGCCCCCACAGCCCCACAGCGCCACAGCCCCCACAGCGCCACAGCCCCCCAGCCCCACAGCCCCCACAGCCCCACAGACCCCCAGCCCCAAAGCCCCACAGaccccacagccccacagcccccacagcccccacagccccacagccccccagcccacacagccccacagccccccAGCCCACCCAGCCCCCACAGCCCCCACAGCCCCCACAGCCCCCCAGCCCACCCAGCCCCCCCAGAccccccagccccccagcccccacagcccccccagccccacagcccccccagcccccccagcccccacagccccccagcccccacagccccacagcccccaCAGCCCCCCCAGCCCCCCCAGCCCCCACATCCCCACAGCCCACACAGCCCCCCAGCCCACACAggccacacagccccacagcccccacagccccccagccccccagccccacagccccacagcccccacagccccccagcccccacagccccacagcccccacagcgccccagccccacagccccacagcccccaCAGACCCCCAGCCCCCACAGCCCCCCAGCCCCACAGCCCCCACAGACCCCCAGCCCACCCAGCCCCCACAGCCCCCCAGCCCACCCAGCCCCCACAGACCCCCAGCCCCCACAGCCCCCACAGCCCCCCAGCCCCACAGCCCCCACAGCCCCCCAGCCCCCACAGcccccacagccccacagccccccagccccacagcccccacagcccccacagccccccagccccacagcccccca ccccccagccccccagccccacagccccacagccccccagccccacagccccacagccccttGGCCGGCGTGGGATATACATGTTTACCTTGGAACACCAGGCAGGATTAGCAGATGAATAA